One Glycine max cultivar Williams 82 chromosome 6, Glycine_max_v4.0, whole genome shotgun sequence DNA segment encodes these proteins:
- the LOC100777481 gene encoding uncharacterized protein isoform X1, with product MLCFLCTLLLPVMTGGRCHPWEGMAEGGDAAAVERRCEVNFPAEIPRDSAVCKIDYLSQARKSLAERSPFDVAEETSTSAAAVTLPSGLAVLLNRQGDNRRRPKKSHSGANKRKSSNRANQKKPDDSNIWIETEQYFRDLTVADIDTLFEASRISSLMSQNCFTIPCLGNAPRYNAVTSNRGNGMEPVPRFNEVVCSEDGKKGEDENKGGEVVENEDELLVIEAIDDVTVEQVPPQDDKSEDISDSSVSLEWFLGCRNKVSLTSERPTKKRRLLGVEAGLEKVSMTCPCDEGQLFCHYCGRGDTSRDSNRLIVCASCKVVVHRKCYGVYDDDVDGTWMCSWCKQKVDVDESSNPCVLCPKKGGALKPVNSSAEGAGLVPFVHLFCSLWMPEVYIDDLKKMEPVMNVGEIKETRKKLMCSVCKAKCGACVRCSHGSCRASFHPLCAREARHRMEVWAKYGNNNVELRAFCLKHSDLPENRSILPLKGSIAGTNDISEANGFPVALPVSGEQSLKDCRNGGLASDSSPDKLNHNDELPDGGLSDCRLSAHDDMLGCGAVPQQDVGVVGRANENVDASDSLSFALVLKKLIDRGKVDVKDVALEIGISPDTLTANTNEAYMAPDVQHKIVNWLKAHVYTNAFQKGLKVKFKPANASKNDSEAIDGSDTLPISDSGLLDPVAVKSVPPRRRTTSNIRILKDNKVICSSEGVIGENGMPVDMCRVGQSDCDNPTNYNEASIPNATEMNLTKSEDIFHEVQGNASGCVSAGNSTACLLNASVLSDHCLVHSASEPLDFGFIKKDAISSYIHPYINKKLLQIRDGVPLEDIISGSSDEGNSSLVESFRASACSSSQNQNLTCIDISKPDEVNMEQLVRARKMGLLEFSPQDELEGELVYFQHRLLQNAVAKKRHIDNLIYSVAKSLPHEIDKAHQQRWDDVIVNQYLRDLREAKKQGRKERKHKEAQAVLAAATAAAAASTRALRKDTLDESMQQENLLKLDTLNGRTGACSQPMSRAKETLSRVAVTRTSSEKYSDFCMPTSDLSKEHCKSCDICRRSEFILNPILVCSGCKVSVHLDCYRSVKETTGPWYCELCEDLSSRSSGASAINFWEKPVAECALCGGTTGAFRKSSNGQWVHAFCAEWVFESTFKRGQINAVEGMETLPKGVDICCICHHKHGVCMKCCYGHCQTTFHPSCARSAGLYMNVRTTGGKAQHKAYCEKHSLEQKAKAETQKHGIEELKSIRQIRVELERLRLLCERIVKREKIKSDIQNLHVAFSRELVLCSHDILAFKRDHVARSVLVRSPFILPDGSSESATTSLKGNTEGYRSCSEPLQRSDDVTVDSSVSAKRRVRVAISMDTDSKLDDDCSTSQSRYNHRIPDRLQFSGKKVPHRTAASRNISDEGGWISKSRNHSDRFGKELVMTSDEASMKNSMLPKGYAYVPADCLSNEKHSDEDVYASEPVEHDR from the exons ATGCTCTGCTTCTTGTGTACTTTGTTGTTGCCGGTGATGACCGGGGGCCGATGTCACCCGTGGGAGGGTATGGCGGAGGGAGGTGATGCCGCCGCCGTGGAGAGACGGTGCGAGGTTAATTTTCCGGCGGAAATCCCTCGCGACTCTGCTGTTTGCAAAATTGACTACTTGTCCCAGGCTAGGAAATCGCTTGCGGAGCGTTCTCCTTTCGATGTAGCTGAAGAAACGTCGACTTCCGCGGCTGCGGTTACTCTGCCCAGTGGCTTGGCTGTTTTGCTGAACCGGCAGGGTGATAACAGGAGGCGTCCCAAGAAGTCTCATTCTGGCGCAAATAAGAGGAAATCGTCGAATAGGGCGAACCAGAAGAAGCCGGATGACTCTAACATTTGGATTGAGACGGAGCAGTACTTTAGGGACTTGACCGTGGCTGATATTGACACCTTGTTTGAGGCCTCTCGCATTTCTAGTTTAATGTCTCAGAACTGTTTCACCATCCCGTGTCTGGGAAATGCTCCTAGGTACAATGCAGTTACTAGTAATAGGGGGAATGGAATGGAGCCTGTTCCAAGATTCAATGAAGTAGTTTGTAGTGAGGATGGAAAAAAGGGTGAGGATGAAAACAAGGGTGGTGAAGTGGTGGAAAATGAGGATGAATTGTTGGTAATTGAGGCAATTGATGATGTTACTGTTGAACAAGTTCCTCCTCAGGATGACAAGAGTGAGGACATTTCTGATTCTTCAGTTAGTTTAGAGTGGTTTTTAGGTTGTAGGAATAAGGTTTCTTTGACTTCTGAGCGCCCTACCAAGAAAAGGAGGCTTTTGGGTGTTGAAGCTGGTTTGGAGAAAGTTTCAATGACTTGTCCTTGTGATGAGGGCCAACTGTTTTGCCATTATTGTGGTAGGGGAGACACCAGCAGAGATTCCAATAGGTTAATTGTCTGTGCTTCTTGTAAAGTGGTAGTTCACCGAAAGTGCTATGGTGTGTATGATGATGATGTAGATGGGACTTGGATGTGTTCCTGGTGCAAGCAAAAGGTTGATGTTGATGAATCGTCGAATCCTTGTGTTCTTTGCCCAAAGAAGGGTGGCGCATTAAAGCCAGTTAATAGCAGCGCAGAAGGTGCGGGGTTGGTCCCATTTGTGCACTTGTTTTGCTCTCTGTGGATGCCTGAGGTTTATATAGATGATCTGAAGAAGATGGAACCTGTTATGAATGTGGGAGAAATCAAGGAAACCCGAAAGAAACTAATGTGTAGTGTTTGCAAAGCAAAGTGTGGTGCATGTGTTCGATGTAGCCATG GAAGCTGCAGAGCTTCTTTCCATCCTTTATGTGCAAGGGAAGCTAGACATAGGATGGAGGTTTGGGCAAAGTATGGTAACAATAAT GTTGAGTTGCGGGCTTTTTGCTTGAAGCACTCAGATCTACCAGAAAATAGAAGCATCTTGCCATTGAAAGGCTCTATCGCAGGTACGAATGATATTTCAGAAGCCAATGGCTTTCCAGTGGCATTGCCAGTGAGTGGTGAACAGAGCTTGAAAGATTGCAGGAATGGAGGATTAGCCTCTGATAGTAGTCCTGACAAACTGAACCATAATGATGAACTGCCAGATGGAGGACTATCTGATTGCAGGTTAAGTGCTCATGACGACATGTTGGGATGTGGTGCTGTGCCCCAACAAGATGTTGGAGTGGTAGGGAGAGCCAATGAGAATGTTGATGCATCTGACTCTCTCAGTTTTGCACTTGTTTTGAAGAAG TTGATTGATCGAGGAAAAGTTGATGTAAAAGACGTGGCATTGGAAATTGGCATTTCACCAGATACATTAACTGCAAATACCAAT GAAGCTTATATGGCCCCTGATGTCCAACACAAAATAGTCAATTGGCTAAAAGCCCATGTATATACTAATGCATTTCAGAAGGgtttaaaagttaaattcaaACCAGCCAATGCATCCAAAAACGACAGTGAAGCCATAGATGGTTCTGACACTTTACCAATATCAGATTCGGGTTTGTTGGATCCTGTTGCTGTTAAGTCAGTTCCGCCCAGGAGAAGAACCACCAGTAACATTAGGATTTTGAAGGATAACAAAGTGATATGTTCATCTGAGGGGGTTATTGGTGAGAATGGGATGCCGGTGGACATGTGCAGAGTAGGTCAGTCTGACTGTGACAATCCAACCAATTATAATGAAGCATCCATTCCCAATGCAACTGAAATG AACTTAACCAAGTCTGAGGATATTTTTCATGAAGTTCAAG GCAATGCTTCTGGATGTGTTTCAGCAGGCAACTCTACTGCTTGTTTGCTAAATGCTTCTGTGCTTTCTGATCACTGTCTTGTTCATTCTGCTTCAGAACCACTTGATTTTGGTTTCAT AAAGAAGGATGCAATCTCTAGTTACATTCATCCATACATCAACAAGAAATTGCTGCAGATTCGTGATGGGGTGCCCTTGGAGGACATTATAT CAGGTTCAAGTGATGAGGGAAATTCTTCTTTGGTTGAATCCTTTCGGGCTAGTGCCTGCTCAAGTAGCCAAAATCAGAATTTAACTTGCATTGATATTTCAAAGCCTGATGAAGTAAATATGGAGCAGTTGGTTAGGGCTAGAAAAATGGGACTTTTGGAATTTTCTCCACAAGATGAATTGGAGGGGGAACTTGTTTATTTTCAGCATAGATTATTGCAGAATGCAGTTGCAAAAAAGAGGCATATTG ATAACTTAATCTACAGTGTTGCCAAGAGTTTGCCACACGAGATTGATAAGGCACATCAACAAAGATGGGATGATGTTATTGTTAATCAATATCTGCGTGATCTTAGAGAGGCAAAAAAGCAaggcagaaaagaaagaaagcacaAAGAAGCACAGGCAGTGTTGGCTGCTGCAACTGCTGCTGCGGCAGCATCTACTAGGGCTCTCCGGAAAGACACCTTAGATGAATCAATGCAACAAGAG AATTTGTTAAAATTGGATACTCTAAATGGAAGAACCGGTGCTTGTTCTCAGCCGATGTCTCGAGCCAAAGAGACACTTTCAAGAGTAGCTGTGACAAGAACTTCGTCAGAGAAATATTCGGATTTTTGCATGCCAACCTCCGATTTGTCTAAGGAGCATTGTAAATCATGCGATATTTGCAGACGATCAGAGTTTATTTTAAACCCTATCCTAGTCTGCTCTGGTTGCAAG GTTTCGGTGCACTTGGATTGCTACCGTAGTGTGAAAGAAACAACAGGTCCATGGTACTGTGAGTTATGTGAAGATTTGTCATCTAGAAGCTCCGGGGCATCTGCTATCAATTTCTGGGAGAAGCCTGTTGCAGAATGTGCTCTCTGTGGTGGTACTACTGGTGCTTTTAGGAAGTCTTCTAATGGTCAATGGGTTCATGCCTTCTGTGCTGAG TGGGTTTTTGAGTCTACATTCAAAAGAGGACAAATAAATGCTGTTGAAGGAATG GAAACTTTGCCAAAAGGAGTTGACATTTGTTGCATCTGCCACCACAAGCATGGTGTATGCATGAAG TGTTGCTATGGCCATTGTCAGACCACATTCCATCCATCCTGTGCTAGAAGTGCTGGTTTGTACATGAATGTGAGGACTACTGGTGGCAAGGCTCAACACAAAGCTTACTGTGAAAAACATAGTTTGGAGCAGAAGGCAAAG GCTGAAACTCAAAAACATGGAATTGAAGAGTTAAAAAGTATCAGGCAAATTAGG GTTGAACTAGAGAGATTACGTCTCCTTTGTGAAAGAATTGTGAAACGTGAAAAAATAAAG AGTGATATACAGAATCTCCATGTAGCATTTTCA AGGGAATTGGTACTATGTTCACATGACATACTGGCCTTTAAAAGAGATCATGTTGCTAGGTCCGTGCTGGTTCGAAGCCCTTTCATCCTTCCGGATGGTAGTTCAGAATCAGCTACAACGTCCCTTAAAGGGAACACAGAGGGATACAGATCATGCAGTGAACCACTTCAAAGATCAGATGATGTTACTGTGGACAGTTCAGTTTCTGCTAAGCGCCGTGTCAGAGTCGCCATATCTATGGACACAGACTCAAAATTGGACGATGACTGCTCAACCTCTCAAAGTCGATACAACCACAGGATTCCAGATAGATTGCAATTTTCTGGCAAGAAGGTTCCTCATAGAACTGCTGCATCACGTAATATTTCAGATGAAGGTGGATGGATATCCAAATCTAGAAAT cATTCCGATAGATTCGGAAAAGAGCTTGTTATGACGTCAGATGAAGCATCTATGAAGAATTCAATGCTACCTAAAGGATATGCATATGTTCCTGCTGATTGCTTGTCAAATGAGAAGCACTCTGACGAGGACGTATATGCTAGTGAACCAGTGGAGCATGACAGGTAG
- the LOC100777481 gene encoding uncharacterized protein isoform X3 translates to MLCFLCTLLLPVMTGGRCHPWEGMAEGGDAAAVERRCEVNFPAEIPRDSAVCKIDYLSQARKSLAERSPFDVAEETSTSAAAVTLPSGLAVLLNRQGDNRRRPKKSHSGANKRKSSNRANQKKPDDSNIWIETEQYFRDLTVADIDTLFEASRISSLMSQNCFTIPCLGNAPRYNAVTSNRGNGMEPVPRFNEVVCSEDGKKGEDENKGGEVVENEDELLVIEAIDDVTVEQVPPQDDKSEDISDSSVSLEWFLGCRNKVSLTSERPTKKRRLLGVEAGLEKVSMTCPCDEGQLFCHYCGRGDTSRDSNRLIVCASCKVVVHRKCYGVYDDDVDGTWMCSWCKQKVDVDESSNPCVLCPKKGGALKPVNSSAEGAGLVPFVHLFCSLWMPEVYIDDLKKMEPVMNVGEIKETRKKLMCSVCKAKCGACVRCSHGSCRASFHPLCAREARHRMEVWAKYGNNNVELRAFCLKHSDLPENRSILPLKGSIAGTNDISEANGFPVALPVSGEQSLKDCRNGGLASDSSPDKLNHNDELPDGGLSDCRLSAHDDMLGCGAVPQQDVGVVGRANENVDASDSLSFALVLKKLIDRGKVDVKDVALEIGISPDTLTANTNEAYMAPDVQHKIVNWLKAHVYTNAFQKGLKVKFKPANASKNDSEAIDGSDTLPISDSGLLDPVAVKSVPPRRRTTSNIRILKDNKVICSSEGVIGENGMPVDMCRVGQSDCDNPTNYNEASIPNATEMNLTKSEDIFHEVQGNASGCVSAGNSTACLLNASVLSDHCLVHSASEPLDFGFIKKDAISSYIHPYINKKLLQIRDGVPLEDIISGSSDEGNSSLVESFRASACSSSQNQNLTCIDISKPDEVNMEQLVRARKMGLLEFSPQDELEGELVYFQHRLLQNAVAKKRHIDNLIYSVAKSLPHEIDKAHQQRWDDVIVNQYLRDLREAKKQGRKERKHKEAQAVLAAATAAAAASTRALRKDTLDESMQQENLLKLDTLNGRTGACSQPMSRAKETLSRVAVTRTSSEKYSDFCMPTSDLSKEHCKSCDICRRSEFILNPILVCSGCKVSVHLDCYRSVKETTGPWYCELCEDLSSRSSGASAINFWEKPVAECALCGGTTGAFRKSSNGQWVHAFCAEWVFESTFKRGQINAVEGMETLPKGVDICCICHHKHGVCMKCCYGHCQTTFHPSCARSAGLYMNVRTTGGKAQHKAYCEKHSLEQKAKAETQKHGIEELKSIRQIRVELERLRLLCERIVKREKIKRELVLCSHDILAFKRDHVARSVLVRSPFILPDGSSESATTSLKGNTEGYRSCSEPLQRSDDVTVDSSVSAKRRVRVAISMDTDSKLDDDCSTSQSRYNHRIPDRLQFSGKKVPHRTAASRNISDEGGWISKSRNHSDRFGKELVMTSDEASMKNSMLPKGYAYVPADCLSNEKHSDEDVYASEPVEHDR, encoded by the exons ATGCTCTGCTTCTTGTGTACTTTGTTGTTGCCGGTGATGACCGGGGGCCGATGTCACCCGTGGGAGGGTATGGCGGAGGGAGGTGATGCCGCCGCCGTGGAGAGACGGTGCGAGGTTAATTTTCCGGCGGAAATCCCTCGCGACTCTGCTGTTTGCAAAATTGACTACTTGTCCCAGGCTAGGAAATCGCTTGCGGAGCGTTCTCCTTTCGATGTAGCTGAAGAAACGTCGACTTCCGCGGCTGCGGTTACTCTGCCCAGTGGCTTGGCTGTTTTGCTGAACCGGCAGGGTGATAACAGGAGGCGTCCCAAGAAGTCTCATTCTGGCGCAAATAAGAGGAAATCGTCGAATAGGGCGAACCAGAAGAAGCCGGATGACTCTAACATTTGGATTGAGACGGAGCAGTACTTTAGGGACTTGACCGTGGCTGATATTGACACCTTGTTTGAGGCCTCTCGCATTTCTAGTTTAATGTCTCAGAACTGTTTCACCATCCCGTGTCTGGGAAATGCTCCTAGGTACAATGCAGTTACTAGTAATAGGGGGAATGGAATGGAGCCTGTTCCAAGATTCAATGAAGTAGTTTGTAGTGAGGATGGAAAAAAGGGTGAGGATGAAAACAAGGGTGGTGAAGTGGTGGAAAATGAGGATGAATTGTTGGTAATTGAGGCAATTGATGATGTTACTGTTGAACAAGTTCCTCCTCAGGATGACAAGAGTGAGGACATTTCTGATTCTTCAGTTAGTTTAGAGTGGTTTTTAGGTTGTAGGAATAAGGTTTCTTTGACTTCTGAGCGCCCTACCAAGAAAAGGAGGCTTTTGGGTGTTGAAGCTGGTTTGGAGAAAGTTTCAATGACTTGTCCTTGTGATGAGGGCCAACTGTTTTGCCATTATTGTGGTAGGGGAGACACCAGCAGAGATTCCAATAGGTTAATTGTCTGTGCTTCTTGTAAAGTGGTAGTTCACCGAAAGTGCTATGGTGTGTATGATGATGATGTAGATGGGACTTGGATGTGTTCCTGGTGCAAGCAAAAGGTTGATGTTGATGAATCGTCGAATCCTTGTGTTCTTTGCCCAAAGAAGGGTGGCGCATTAAAGCCAGTTAATAGCAGCGCAGAAGGTGCGGGGTTGGTCCCATTTGTGCACTTGTTTTGCTCTCTGTGGATGCCTGAGGTTTATATAGATGATCTGAAGAAGATGGAACCTGTTATGAATGTGGGAGAAATCAAGGAAACCCGAAAGAAACTAATGTGTAGTGTTTGCAAAGCAAAGTGTGGTGCATGTGTTCGATGTAGCCATG GAAGCTGCAGAGCTTCTTTCCATCCTTTATGTGCAAGGGAAGCTAGACATAGGATGGAGGTTTGGGCAAAGTATGGTAACAATAAT GTTGAGTTGCGGGCTTTTTGCTTGAAGCACTCAGATCTACCAGAAAATAGAAGCATCTTGCCATTGAAAGGCTCTATCGCAGGTACGAATGATATTTCAGAAGCCAATGGCTTTCCAGTGGCATTGCCAGTGAGTGGTGAACAGAGCTTGAAAGATTGCAGGAATGGAGGATTAGCCTCTGATAGTAGTCCTGACAAACTGAACCATAATGATGAACTGCCAGATGGAGGACTATCTGATTGCAGGTTAAGTGCTCATGACGACATGTTGGGATGTGGTGCTGTGCCCCAACAAGATGTTGGAGTGGTAGGGAGAGCCAATGAGAATGTTGATGCATCTGACTCTCTCAGTTTTGCACTTGTTTTGAAGAAG TTGATTGATCGAGGAAAAGTTGATGTAAAAGACGTGGCATTGGAAATTGGCATTTCACCAGATACATTAACTGCAAATACCAAT GAAGCTTATATGGCCCCTGATGTCCAACACAAAATAGTCAATTGGCTAAAAGCCCATGTATATACTAATGCATTTCAGAAGGgtttaaaagttaaattcaaACCAGCCAATGCATCCAAAAACGACAGTGAAGCCATAGATGGTTCTGACACTTTACCAATATCAGATTCGGGTTTGTTGGATCCTGTTGCTGTTAAGTCAGTTCCGCCCAGGAGAAGAACCACCAGTAACATTAGGATTTTGAAGGATAACAAAGTGATATGTTCATCTGAGGGGGTTATTGGTGAGAATGGGATGCCGGTGGACATGTGCAGAGTAGGTCAGTCTGACTGTGACAATCCAACCAATTATAATGAAGCATCCATTCCCAATGCAACTGAAATG AACTTAACCAAGTCTGAGGATATTTTTCATGAAGTTCAAG GCAATGCTTCTGGATGTGTTTCAGCAGGCAACTCTACTGCTTGTTTGCTAAATGCTTCTGTGCTTTCTGATCACTGTCTTGTTCATTCTGCTTCAGAACCACTTGATTTTGGTTTCAT AAAGAAGGATGCAATCTCTAGTTACATTCATCCATACATCAACAAGAAATTGCTGCAGATTCGTGATGGGGTGCCCTTGGAGGACATTATAT CAGGTTCAAGTGATGAGGGAAATTCTTCTTTGGTTGAATCCTTTCGGGCTAGTGCCTGCTCAAGTAGCCAAAATCAGAATTTAACTTGCATTGATATTTCAAAGCCTGATGAAGTAAATATGGAGCAGTTGGTTAGGGCTAGAAAAATGGGACTTTTGGAATTTTCTCCACAAGATGAATTGGAGGGGGAACTTGTTTATTTTCAGCATAGATTATTGCAGAATGCAGTTGCAAAAAAGAGGCATATTG ATAACTTAATCTACAGTGTTGCCAAGAGTTTGCCACACGAGATTGATAAGGCACATCAACAAAGATGGGATGATGTTATTGTTAATCAATATCTGCGTGATCTTAGAGAGGCAAAAAAGCAaggcagaaaagaaagaaagcacaAAGAAGCACAGGCAGTGTTGGCTGCTGCAACTGCTGCTGCGGCAGCATCTACTAGGGCTCTCCGGAAAGACACCTTAGATGAATCAATGCAACAAGAG AATTTGTTAAAATTGGATACTCTAAATGGAAGAACCGGTGCTTGTTCTCAGCCGATGTCTCGAGCCAAAGAGACACTTTCAAGAGTAGCTGTGACAAGAACTTCGTCAGAGAAATATTCGGATTTTTGCATGCCAACCTCCGATTTGTCTAAGGAGCATTGTAAATCATGCGATATTTGCAGACGATCAGAGTTTATTTTAAACCCTATCCTAGTCTGCTCTGGTTGCAAG GTTTCGGTGCACTTGGATTGCTACCGTAGTGTGAAAGAAACAACAGGTCCATGGTACTGTGAGTTATGTGAAGATTTGTCATCTAGAAGCTCCGGGGCATCTGCTATCAATTTCTGGGAGAAGCCTGTTGCAGAATGTGCTCTCTGTGGTGGTACTACTGGTGCTTTTAGGAAGTCTTCTAATGGTCAATGGGTTCATGCCTTCTGTGCTGAG TGGGTTTTTGAGTCTACATTCAAAAGAGGACAAATAAATGCTGTTGAAGGAATG GAAACTTTGCCAAAAGGAGTTGACATTTGTTGCATCTGCCACCACAAGCATGGTGTATGCATGAAG TGTTGCTATGGCCATTGTCAGACCACATTCCATCCATCCTGTGCTAGAAGTGCTGGTTTGTACATGAATGTGAGGACTACTGGTGGCAAGGCTCAACACAAAGCTTACTGTGAAAAACATAGTTTGGAGCAGAAGGCAAAG GCTGAAACTCAAAAACATGGAATTGAAGAGTTAAAAAGTATCAGGCAAATTAGG GTTGAACTAGAGAGATTACGTCTCCTTTGTGAAAGAATTGTGAAACGTGAAAAAATAAAG AGGGAATTGGTACTATGTTCACATGACATACTGGCCTTTAAAAGAGATCATGTTGCTAGGTCCGTGCTGGTTCGAAGCCCTTTCATCCTTCCGGATGGTAGTTCAGAATCAGCTACAACGTCCCTTAAAGGGAACACAGAGGGATACAGATCATGCAGTGAACCACTTCAAAGATCAGATGATGTTACTGTGGACAGTTCAGTTTCTGCTAAGCGCCGTGTCAGAGTCGCCATATCTATGGACACAGACTCAAAATTGGACGATGACTGCTCAACCTCTCAAAGTCGATACAACCACAGGATTCCAGATAGATTGCAATTTTCTGGCAAGAAGGTTCCTCATAGAACTGCTGCATCACGTAATATTTCAGATGAAGGTGGATGGATATCCAAATCTAGAAAT cATTCCGATAGATTCGGAAAAGAGCTTGTTATGACGTCAGATGAAGCATCTATGAAGAATTCAATGCTACCTAAAGGATATGCATATGTTCCTGCTGATTGCTTGTCAAATGAGAAGCACTCTGACGAGGACGTATATGCTAGTGAACCAGTGGAGCATGACAGGTAG